The genomic region GACACGGCGATGACTGCTTCGACTTGCTGAGACGGGAAAGATAGCAGCATCTCACGCTGTTCATCAGGCGTATACTGATCGAAGTGAATATGAGCATCAATTAAGGGCGCGAAAGCTTGAGCATGCACGAGGGAATTCCTCCTTGTGTTCATTTATATTTTAACTATGTTACGCAGAATTTCTTATGGCGGATCACCCATTAAAGGAAAATAATAACTTAAAAAACCCGCGCTATTATGATAGGCGGGCTTTCTGCTGTTCTTCTCTCATCCACTGTGCAATCTGCCGTTTACGCTCAAGGAATGCGGACTCCTCCGTAATTTCTTCTCGTCTTGGGCGATCAAAAGGAACATGTACTTCGTGCAGCACCGTTGCAGGTCGGTTGGATAACACATAGACCCGATCGGCAAGCAGCAATGCTTCTTCGATGTTGTGGGTGATGAACAGCACCGAGCGGCGGTTCTGTTCCCAGATATCGAGCAGCCAGCGCTGCATGTCGCTACGTGTCAGGGCATCCAGCGCGCTGAAAGGTTCGTCCAGCAGCATCAGTTCCTGCGGACTGAGCAGGGCACGCAAAAAGGCAGCACGCTGCTGCATTCCGCCCGACAGCATATGAGGATAGGCCTGCTCAAACCCAGCAAGACCCACGCTGCTTAACCACTTTCGAGCCTCTGCAAGTGCTTCGGCCCGAGGGGGAGCGCTGGAAGCTACTTCACCAGCAAGTAGTACGTTATCTTCAATGGTACGCCAAGGGAAAAGAGCAGGCTGTTGTGGCATGTAACTGATCTTGCCACGTTGGCCGGTCACATTGAGATCATTCATCAGCACTTGCCCTTCCTGGGGCTTCAGCAGACCGCCGATGATATGGAACAGGGTGCTTTTGCCGCAGCCAGAAGGCCCAACAATAGCGACAAACTCGCCTTGCTCCACAGTCAGGGACAGGCCGTTCAGAACCGATAATCTGCTCCGTCGTTCGCGGAATGAGGCATGAACATTAACAACGTCCAGTGCAGGTGGAACAAGAGCAGGAGTAGCATTGGCAGGTTGATCAGGGGTAGCCGAGTGAAACTTTTCACCATGCTTGGGCTCCATTACGCTTGCTCCTCCTCTAGGCAGGACTTGTCCGTCCTGTTGCCGATTCATATGATCATCACTTCCTAATATACAGATTACATCTTTACTATCGCTTCTGTGGCCGCCAGCGCACGAGCAGCTTCTCCAGCAGCGCAATGAGCAGGAAGAGCAGCAAGCTGAGCGCGACAATAATCATGATCGCCACGAATAGGCGGTCCGTACGATAAGCTGACTTTTGCAGCATCATATAATAACCAATACCCTTGTCTGCACCAATCCATTCGGCGATGATGGCACCCATCACGCTATAGGTAGCGGCGATTTTGACACCGGAGAACACGGATGGCAGCGCATGGGGAAGCTCCAGCTTCCAGAAGATCTGATGACGTTTCGCACCAGCCATGCGCATATAGTTCATCATCGCTGCATCTGTACGGGTCAAGCCGTCCATGGCCGCCACTGCAACGGGGAAGAAACAGACCAGGATGATCGTAATCAGCTTGGGCAGCAGCCCGAATCCGAACCAGATTAAGAGGAGCGGTGCGAGCGCGATGGTCGGGATATTTTGACTAAGAATAAGTAAAGGATACAGGGCTGACTTGAGAAAAGGGACCAAATGCAGCACCATCGCAATCAGCAATCCGACCGCTGTGCCAGCCGCAAATCCGATCAGCGTTAACTGAATGGTTGCGGAGGCATGCATGCCAAGTCGCTCGGCCTGGGTTGTCGCTTCGCGGGCGATGTCGGACGGTGCAGGCAGCATCCATTTCTCAATATGGAACAGGGAGACGGCTCCCTGCCATATCGCTATAAAGAGAATAACCGCCACAATGGGCGGCCATACACTTTTGAAATAGGCAGGCATTAGCGATACTTCTCCGTCAGGGTATCCATGCTGAAGCCAGTAGGGCTATGGGCGATTTTGATCTGAGAGATGATGCTTGGGCTGCCAGCCTCTACGAGTACCTCGTGCATTTTACGGACAACCTCGAGCAGTTCTTCCAGTTCCCCCTCCATCGTGGTGTCGAGCGCGTTCACCTGATACTTCAGGCCAGATTGCTGAATAACTTCAATGGCACGATCTACGTAAGGATAAGAGTTCTCGCCATTTGGCGTTTTCGGAATAACCTGAATGCTAAGTAGTGTGCTTGCCATGAGAGATCACGGCTCCTTTCGTGATAAATTGCATGAATTGAACCAGATTTACACTTATAACTTCGATTGCAGTACCCTCTTCCGATCACTGTTATCCCCGGATTTCTTTAATGAATTCTAATGGAAGAAATCCGGGGATAGCATATGCTTCCGAAGGAGCTTTCTTTCAGAAAGCTTTTAGGTGGGCGCTTCGCTTCTTCAGATGGGTTCTGCACTCTTCGTTCTTGTGTGAAAAAGTTAAACTTAAGCAATTTTTATTGGGGTAAAAACTCGTTTGTATATGCTTTGCTCACATCGATCTGTTCATCCAGCAGTTGTTTGCTAAACATCCAGTCGGTGTAGTTCTGCCACACTTCCTGTTTTTGTTCACCCCAGCGTGGGGCGTCATCTGTGTACTTGGGACTGAGCCATTTCTGGCTTGCCAGTACCAATTCCTTGTCCAGATCCGGTACAGCTTTGATCAGAATGTTCGCTGCATCTTCGGGATGATCAATCGCGTATTGATATCCTTCGGAAGTGGCTTTCAAGAATGCTTTCACCAGCTCAGGATCGTTCTGAATCGTCTGCTCGTTCGTTACGAGGACAGGTGTGTAGTAATCCAGTGCATCTGAATAATCTTTCACATATAACATGTCGATCGGTTCTCCGCGCAGTTCGGCTTCAATACCCGTCCAAGCGTAGAAAATCCACGCGAAATCGATGTCCCGTTTGACTGCGGTGAAAAAGTCAGCGTCACCCATGTTAATGTTTTTCACTTTGGATACATCAGCTCCGTCGCCCTCCATAATGGATTGCATCACGGCTTCTTCAACAGGAGAGCCCCAACCGCCATAAGTTTTACCTTCAAAATCTTTGGGTGACTTGATATTTCGATCCGCCGGAGCAGCGAACCCGGATGTATTATGCTGAATAACTGCTGCAATGGAGACGAGTGGAACACCCTGTGTGCGGGCTTGAGTTACACTCTCCTGATAACTTACGCCAAAAGGCACTTCATTCGATGCAACCATCGTATCTGCTCCACCAGCACCTGGTTGAACAATCTCCACGTTCAAGCCTTCTGCCTTATAAAAACCTTGATCCACGGCCGCATACAGGCCGGTATGATTCGTATTCGGTGTCCAGTCGAGCACCACTCTAATATCTTTCAGAGCGGCAGTGTCACCTTCGTTGCTGCTTTCCGTATTCGTGCTGCCGTTCTGTTCTGCCGGGGCAGCTTCTTTGCCGCCACATGCGGCCACCGTCACCAGTAGTACGCATAAGAGCAACAATCCCATTGTTTTACGCCAATTCATTTTTGATTCTCTCCTTCGGTATGTCCGGCCGATTGGCACGGGTACTCCTTGGCTTCATATCCAATCATCTTGCATAAATCGACAGATTTATACCAGTTGGATCTGGATGACTTATTTTTGTTTCGATAAATAAAACAAAAAAAGCGTCCCGTAATCCGGGACGCGTGCAGGCGTTAGAGAGGTGGCGTTCAGCCATAGGGCTGTGCCATTTCGATATACTCCGATTCCTACGCTGGCATGATCCAGATCAGGTCTAAGGGTTAGTATCTTGGTGGGATACACTCTCAGCCGGCCAATTCCGACTCCCCTGGGAAACTATGAAGTTACGGGCATTACTAGGTGTAATTATAGGCCAGCGGGTGGAACGTGTCCAGTCAGGAACTGGATAGAGTGCGGTCGGAGTGGAGCATGCCATCCATCAAACGAATTACAGAGGTCATTATTGAACCGTCCTAACTGTCCACACTCCAGCTGAATTTCTCAACGTTGGAAGAATTCGATCCATTCTTTCTCCGGACCATAGATGAAGAAATAACGGTAACCGTTAGGCAGTGTGATGATTTCTCCATCGATAAATTCGGCTTCGGTGGCTTGGACGCGTTTGTACTCAGAATCAAGGTCATCTACATGGATGGCAAAATGGTGCACCGTACCTTCGGCAGGCAGCTTGTCGCTGTACCCTTGAATTAACTCTATTTCCGTCTCATTGCTTCCATTGAAGCCGAGGAAGGCAAGCTGAATGACGCCGTTTGTATGTGTCACCCGGTCTTTCAGTTCCAGTCCAACAACCTCCGTATAGAAACGGAGTGTGGTATCCAGATCACGAACGGCAATGCCGACGTGGTCGATGCGCTTTTGAAAACTCATCGTAGTAATCCCCCTTATGATCCGTGAATGTATTTTTGACCAACATTTCCCTAGCATATTAAGGAGTATGATAGTTGTATAAAACCTAGCTGTCAAGTAGGGATTAGTGATATGTACACGTGTGAAATTGAGCTGGAGTAACCATCTATTTATTATGTAGTTCACAGAATGTTCACTTATGTGGTGGGGTTCATCATCTCTATAATTACGAAGGTAAACAGAGAGGATGAGAGAATTGCCAACAAGCAAGAAGGAACAAATTATTTTCGGATTAATGATGTGTACAGGGATGGTCGTGGTCATGATGTTCTTCAATCTATGGCACAGTGGGTTACTCGGTAAGATGTCCCCGCTTGAAATAATGCTTCAATTCATATTGTGTTTTGTCATCGCGTTTCTGGTGGAATCCTTCATTGTTGGCCCTGTGGCGAGAAAGATTGCATTCTCCTTGCCTTTCGACAAGTCCAACAAGATTCTTGGTGTGCTCGCCATGTCATTTTTTATGGTAATTGGCATGGTTCTGATCATGTCCATGTATGGAATGATCTCGGCATATCTTGCGGATCAGTTAAGTGGGGGTTCCATATTCCGTACCTATCTTCAGACGATCGCTCGTAACTTCAGCTTGGCACTTCCATATCAGTTGATCGTTCTGGGGCCACTCGTCCGATATGTATTCGGTAAATTTATCAAGGATAACGGGCCCGTAATGCCTGTCGTTAACAAAAGTGTGTGATTCAGATGGGCCTAAAGTATTTCCTGGGCAATCTTGTGCAAAAGAATAGTTCGCATGATCACCTTTCATGAAAGGTGATTAGAGAGGAAAAGATAGGGCACTTCCCACCATGATAACAGTGCTAACGAATCGAGGACACCTTATTAGGCCAGTTTCTAGGGAATGAGAAATCTAACGAATCTCAGCGGCGTTATTATGCAAAAAACCTCCAACGAGACCTTGAATTTGAGATAATTAACTATAATAACGTCTCTAGGATTCGTTAGATTTCAAATATCCTGAAATGCAGATGAATAGCGTGTGCCAGGTTCGTTAGAATGGAATAACGCTACAAAAAAGATGTCCACTGTCAGGTCATGAAGGTGGGCATCTTGATGTATTTAATAGGTACTCTAATTCTGATTCTAATTCTCAGGACTGCATCAACACATAACTGTTAAGTTGCTGGATCTACGACATATTTGTTCTGCCATTGATATGTGATCACGCTAATGACAAGCAGGCCAACCGCAAAGATCGCAAGCATCCATGCAGACTGATTAACCGCCAGATGATCAAGACTCCACCCCGTCGTCAAAGGCAGAATGGCACCGCCAACCCCGCCTGAGGCAATCAAAATGCTGGGTGTGGATTCTTCGGTTCCAGGCAGCAGTTTACTGGCGAAGACAAGGGCAATGGAGAAAATTCCTGACATCGCAAGTCCAAGCAGCAAGATGATGAGAAACGCAGACCAGATTTGGTTCGTAAATGGAAATACCATTAACAAAAGAACAGACGCGAGACAACTGTACAGGACATACACGCGGTATTGGAATTTCTCTGCGATATACCCGGCGAAGAGTCTTCCCACAGACATGGCAATCCAGAAACAGGTGACGCTAAGCGCTGCTCCGGCTTCCTTCATGTTCATTTTCTCAATCAGGATCGCTGGCATGAAGTTCGCAAGACTCATCTCCGTGCCAACGTATAGGAAGAAGAACAGGACGAATAGTACTAGCAGAGTCAGGTTACGTCCGCGATAGGTTGGGCCGGATGAACTGGCAGGTGCGGTGTGCATCTCACCCGATGTTCCAGCAGAGTGCGTATGTACCGAAGCATGATTTGAACCTCGTCGATCCAGCACCTGGTCTAGCTCACCGAATGATCCTTTCGCCCAGAATATAAAGGTTAGTGCTGCGCAGATCGCAACAACGAGAAAGGAAAGGCGCCAGTATCCGGCAGCAATCAGACCACTGGCAATGAGCGGCATGACCATCGCCCCGATTCCGAATAACACTTCCAGTCGACTCATGGCAACGGCCGTATTGTCTTTGATTGCAGCGATGATAATGGTGCCAATGACAGCTTCAACCATTCCGAATCCGAAGCCGGCTGCGGGTGCGATGACGAACATCCAGCCCCATGGTGGCAACAGCATGTAGGATAATTCTGCAATACAGAGCAACCCTGTGGCGATTAACAGACCTCCCCGTTTACCGAAACGTCTGTTCAGCCATGGGGATAACAATACACCACCCAGGAATCCGGCAAATTGAGCGAAGATCAGCGTTCCGCCTTGGCTATAATCTTTGCCGTAATGTTCAAGTGCAACCGGTAGAATGGAACCGAGTACAACGTGTGCCAGTCCAATCAGGAAATAGGACAGACATCCGATCCACAGTAATTTTTTCATAACGAACTCCTTCTACTTATATACATAAATTGAGAATCAGAATAAAGCGTAATCATGGAGACAAAGTCTATCATAACAGGACATGTCAAGTTGTGCCATGAATTCCTGATCGATACATAAGGTTGCAATTTGGTCTGACGATCGTATATACTGAGACACAACAATTACAGATCGGACCATGCCGTTGAAGAGCATCCAACTCGGAGGCGTTTTCGCCAGGGGAGCGATATTTCCCCAAGTTAACCGGAACCGCCCGTTATCGCGGACCAAGAGGCTGGAAGCAGGATATCCTGATTCAGCAAGTTGGGTGGCACCGCGAGCAGAGCGCTCCTCGTCCCAAGGGATGAGGGCGCTCTTTGTATTTTTACAGCCAAAGGAGACGGTGACCATGTTAGAAATGAAATGGATTCGGGCACATGCAGAAGAGGTTCAGGCCGCAGCAGACGGGAAAAAAATCAAGATCAACATTCGTACATTGCTGGAGCGGGATGAAGAACGCAGAGCACTTTTGCAGGAATCGGAAGAAGGA from Paenibacillus sp. FSL R5-0341 harbors:
- a CDS encoding VOC family protein gives rise to the protein MSFQKRIDHVGIAVRDLDTTLRFYTEVVGLELKDRVTHTNGVIQLAFLGFNGSNETEIELIQGYSDKLPAEGTVHHFAIHVDDLDSEYKRVQATEAEFIDGEIITLPNGYRYFFIYGPEKEWIEFFQR
- a CDS encoding MFS transporter; protein product: MKKLLWIGCLSYFLIGLAHVVLGSILPVALEHYGKDYSQGGTLIFAQFAGFLGGVLLSPWLNRRFGKRGGLLIATGLLCIAELSYMLLPPWGWMFVIAPAAGFGFGMVEAVIGTIIIAAIKDNTAVAMSRLEVLFGIGAMVMPLIASGLIAAGYWRLSFLVVAICAALTFIFWAKGSFGELDQVLDRRGSNHASVHTHSAGTSGEMHTAPASSSGPTYRGRNLTLLVLFVLFFFLYVGTEMSLANFMPAILIEKMNMKEAGAALSVTCFWIAMSVGRLFAGYIAEKFQYRVYVLYSCLASVLLLMVFPFTNQIWSAFLIILLLGLAMSGIFSIALVFASKLLPGTEESTPSILIASGGVGGAILPLTTGWSLDHLAVNQSAWMLAIFAVGLLVISVITYQWQNKYVVDPAT
- a CDS encoding ABC transporter permease — its product is MPAYFKSVWPPIVAVILFIAIWQGAVSLFHIEKWMLPAPSDIAREATTQAERLGMHASATIQLTLIGFAAGTAVGLLIAMVLHLVPFLKSALYPLLILSQNIPTIALAPLLLIWFGFGLLPKLITIILVCFFPVAVAAMDGLTRTDAAMMNYMRMAGAKRHQIFWKLELPHALPSVFSGVKIAATYSVMGAIIAEWIGADKGIGYYMMLQKSAYRTDRLFVAIMIIVALSLLLFLLIALLEKLLVRWRPQKR
- a CDS encoding thiamine-binding protein, coding for MASTLLSIQVIPKTPNGENSYPYVDRAIEVIQQSGLKYQVNALDTTMEGELEELLEVVRKMHEVLVEAGSPSIISQIKIAHSPTGFSMDTLTEKYR
- a CDS encoding ABC transporter substrate-binding protein → MNWRKTMGLLLLCVLLVTVAACGGKEAAPAEQNGSTNTESSNEGDTAALKDIRVVLDWTPNTNHTGLYAAVDQGFYKAEGLNVEIVQPGAGGADTMVASNEVPFGVSYQESVTQARTQGVPLVSIAAVIQHNTSGFAAPADRNIKSPKDFEGKTYGGWGSPVEEAVMQSIMEGDGADVSKVKNINMGDADFFTAVKRDIDFAWIFYAWTGIEAELRGEPIDMLYVKDYSDALDYYTPVLVTNEQTIQNDPELVKAFLKATSEGYQYAIDHPEDAANILIKAVPDLDKELVLASQKWLSPKYTDDAPRWGEQKQEVWQNYTDWMFSKQLLDEQIDVSKAYTNEFLPQ
- a CDS encoding ABC transporter ATP-binding protein, with the translated sequence MNRQQDGQVLPRGGASVMEPKHGEKFHSATPDQPANATPALVPPALDVVNVHASFRERRSRLSVLNGLSLTVEQGEFVAIVGPSGCGKSTLFHIIGGLLKPQEGQVLMNDLNVTGQRGKISYMPQQPALFPWRTIEDNVLLAGEVASSAPPRAEALAEARKWLSSVGLAGFEQAYPHMLSGGMQQRAAFLRALLSPQELMLLDEPFSALDALTRSDMQRWLLDIWEQNRRSVLFITHNIEEALLLADRVYVLSNRPATVLHEVHVPFDRPRREEITEESAFLERKRQIAQWMREEQQKARLS